From Paenibacillus graminis:
GCAATTCGCTGCGCCCTTGCCTGTAATTCTTGTTCTTGTTCCGCCAGTCGCTGCTCAAGTTCGCGAACTTTTTCCGCACTGTTTACAGGTTCATTCCCGAACTCCCGATACTTTGCCAGCCAGTTGTGCAGTACGCCAGGGGAGATGCCCAGCTCCTCCCCAATCTCCGTCACCGTCTTCGTCTGTTCCTGAATGTACTTGACCGCTTCTCTTTTAAATTTTTCATTATACCGTTGCCGTTGTTCACCCATGTGAACACCTCCTCGTTAAGTTCATTATTCATACTCTCTTAACGGGTGTCCACTTTTTATTCTACTTTCAAAAGGGAACTTAATTCAGCAATATTCCCTTATCTGGAGCGAAACGGACTGGATTAGTGTCCCTTTTTCCACTT
This genomic window contains:
- a CDS encoding transposase, with the translated sequence MGEQRQRYNEKFKREAVKYIQEQTKTVTEIGEELGISPGVLHNWLAKYREFGNEPVNSAEKVRELEQRLAEQEQELQARAQRIADVEEELAIVKKAVHIFSKPKN